A genomic segment from Salvelinus alpinus chromosome 8, SLU_Salpinus.1, whole genome shotgun sequence encodes:
- the LOC139583502 gene encoding SH2 domain-containing protein 1B-like, with product MASPLLMYHGAISKLDCEGLLGKKGKDGAYLLRDSETIQGAMCLCVYKKKVVYTYRILQTHTGSYTLQTASGVEEKFFKTLEELVRHYKRRGQGLAQHLRHSVKRKTLLQLPAPNVIDEVPDYENVDASDYVVVLPS from the exons ATGGCATCGCCTCTATTGATGTACCACGGGGCGATCAGTAAACTGGACTGTGAGGGTCTGCTGGGGAAGAAGGGGAAGGATGGAGCCTACCTCCTCAGAGACAGCGAAACCATCCAAGGagccatgtgtctgtgtgtcta TAAAAAGAAGGTGGTGTATACCTACAGAATCCTCCAGACCCACACTGGAAGCTACACCCTGCAG aCAGCGTCTGGTGTAGAGGAGAAATTCTTTAAGACGTTAGAGGAGCTGGTCCGCCATTATAAGCGTCGGGGGCAGGGATTGGCTCAGCATCTGCGCCACTCAGTCAAGAGGAAGACACTGCTACAACTTCCCGCCCCCAATGTCATCGATGAGGTGCCTGATTATGAAA ATGTGGATGCATCAGACTACGTTGTTGTCCTGCCCTCTTGA